A single genomic interval of Aureliella helgolandensis harbors:
- a CDS encoding zinc ribbon domain-containing protein — MPIKFACPHCKNVRTVDDKMAGKSGKCKCGQTITVPAAKPQASSAAAAADQGSGMNAVFDDLTDADFERTDPFQKVYSPVKNNSDAKSLRKYQSEAAQKQTTKPGKLNGGVIFVAIVSILNGLGMLGLVGILAASVVSLSELESAVPLVKSGLGVAIAALSVVAIILLGGGVGVMLKQAWGWFLMAIGFAFLSVDRLFTLGMGLSTGFDQGRFFVGMIPVVVILGLTMLVYKEDTRRIFKIKSTVPVVLAAVIGVAIGGGFIAAALTMGGGSAATP; from the coding sequence ATGCCCATTAAATTTGCTTGCCCCCACTGCAAAAATGTGAGAACCGTTGATGACAAAATGGCGGGCAAAAGCGGCAAATGCAAGTGTGGGCAGACAATCACGGTGCCGGCCGCGAAACCCCAAGCCAGCTCCGCTGCGGCAGCGGCCGATCAGGGGTCGGGGATGAACGCCGTCTTTGACGATTTAACCGATGCGGACTTCGAGCGAACCGACCCATTCCAGAAGGTTTACTCCCCCGTCAAGAACAACAGCGATGCAAAATCGTTGCGGAAGTATCAGTCCGAGGCTGCCCAGAAGCAGACGACCAAGCCCGGAAAGTTGAATGGCGGCGTCATCTTTGTCGCTATCGTCTCCATCCTCAACGGGCTGGGTATGCTTGGACTCGTGGGAATTCTTGCCGCCAGTGTGGTTTCCTTAAGCGAACTCGAAAGTGCGGTGCCTTTGGTCAAATCGGGGCTGGGAGTTGCCATCGCTGCTCTCAGCGTGGTCGCGATCATTCTCTTGGGCGGCGGCGTTGGCGTCATGCTCAAGCAAGCTTGGGGATGGTTCTTAATGGCGATCGGCTTTGCGTTTCTCAGCGTGGATCGCCTTTTTACGCTGGGCATGGGCCTCTCTACGGGCTTCGATCAAGGGCGGTTTTTTGTTGGTATGATTCCGGTCGTCGTGATACTGGGACTGACGATGCTGGTTTACAAAGAGGACACCCGGAGAATTTTCAAGATCAAGTCCACCGTGCCTGTAGTGCTGGCGGCGGTGATTGGAGTCGCAATTGGCGGTGGTTTTATTGCGGCGGCTTTGACCATGGGAGGAGGTTCGGCCGCCACCCCGTGA
- a CDS encoding protein kinase domain-containing protein translates to MNSDYTQQQSLGGLQRSEKLSLQSTTPPAEIPGYRIEKLLGQGAFGEVWQGFDLNTGRPVAVKFYLHRSGVDWSLLRREVKHLVNMSTGRYIVQVLGVGWEAEPPYYVMEHLERGSLEDMVRARGSLSISETVRMLREIADGLSFAHSKGVLHCDLKPANILLDHDWRPRLADFGQSRMSDEQTPSLGTLFYMAPEQADLGAAPDAAWDVYALGSIAYSMLVGSPPYRTPEVVETLDTANSLPNRLQRYRETIRKAPKPRLHYRRRGIDKGLCQIVDRCLAVRPLDRFQNVQQVIGAIDNWERARTRRPLYLLGIVGPILLLLLMMLFSARSISVAKEGALQRIQQRSLDSNQFAAKFAAKTLESEIDILFRLVASETRREELTGLLLKVTEQARPQLEQLADGKPHPQAFKELIALDARQELEDYLRRRLQEMRAQEGDGSGAALFNSIFITDAQGTNLGITFADPNDQTESSPVGRNFAYRSYFNGQRSDSPQNLDRSQVQPTRGTRLSSSFRSTSTGKWKIGVSVPIWEEHEYADDLVQPPEDVIPIGVLVLTMNLGDFELLSEASDPNSRSRFAALVDVRDGNQKGTLLQHPLIQAMDRETMKHSSMPQMSEHQVERLQSSEGVIDYIDPASEFPNGGDFTGEWIAAMQQVQLPRASSMSDSQRPLSDLWVLVQERASSIEAPLSELGSQLQRETYIELVVLLAVIALLWSFVLRIGQDSGTPGPSINEPGHVSSFQSTVDHSR, encoded by the coding sequence ATGAATTCTGATTACACACAGCAACAATCACTCGGTGGCTTGCAACGCTCTGAGAAGCTCAGCCTGCAATCGACCACTCCTCCGGCAGAAATCCCTGGTTATCGAATTGAGAAGTTGCTGGGGCAAGGTGCGTTTGGAGAAGTCTGGCAAGGATTCGATCTCAATACGGGACGTCCGGTAGCGGTTAAGTTCTATTTGCACCGTAGCGGTGTCGATTGGTCGCTGCTTCGCCGCGAGGTCAAGCACTTGGTCAACATGTCGACGGGACGCTACATCGTTCAAGTCCTGGGTGTCGGCTGGGAGGCGGAACCCCCCTACTATGTCATGGAGCATTTGGAGCGAGGCTCTCTAGAGGATATGGTCCGCGCGCGTGGTTCGCTCTCCATCTCCGAAACCGTCAGGATGCTCCGCGAGATTGCCGACGGTCTCAGTTTCGCGCACAGCAAAGGGGTGTTGCATTGCGATCTGAAGCCGGCCAACATCCTGTTGGATCACGACTGGCGGCCTCGATTGGCCGATTTTGGTCAGAGCCGGATGTCGGATGAGCAGACCCCCTCGCTGGGGACTTTGTTCTACATGGCTCCCGAGCAAGCCGACTTGGGCGCGGCTCCAGATGCCGCATGGGATGTTTACGCCCTCGGCTCGATCGCCTACAGCATGCTGGTGGGAAGCCCCCCCTATCGCACACCCGAAGTGGTCGAAACACTCGATACCGCCAATTCGCTCCCCAACCGCCTACAACGCTACCGAGAGACCATTCGGAAGGCTCCCAAGCCGAGGTTGCACTACCGCCGTCGAGGAATTGACAAGGGGTTGTGTCAGATTGTCGATCGCTGCCTAGCGGTACGGCCGCTCGATCGCTTTCAAAACGTTCAACAGGTCATCGGGGCCATCGATAATTGGGAGCGCGCCAGAACTCGCCGTCCACTTTACCTGCTGGGAATCGTCGGCCCCATATTGCTACTATTGTTGATGATGCTGTTCTCGGCGCGTAGCATCTCGGTGGCGAAGGAGGGTGCGCTCCAGCGGATTCAGCAACGGTCTTTGGATAGCAATCAATTTGCGGCCAAGTTTGCGGCCAAAACACTTGAAAGCGAGATCGATATTCTATTCCGCCTCGTCGCTTCCGAAACGCGACGGGAGGAGCTGACTGGCCTGCTTTTGAAGGTTACCGAGCAGGCGCGGCCGCAACTGGAGCAGCTCGCCGACGGTAAGCCACACCCGCAAGCCTTTAAGGAGTTGATAGCGCTCGATGCGCGTCAAGAATTGGAAGACTACCTGCGACGTCGACTGCAGGAAATGCGAGCACAAGAAGGGGATGGCAGTGGCGCCGCCCTGTTCAACAGTATCTTCATTACCGACGCCCAAGGCACCAACTTGGGGATTACCTTTGCGGACCCGAATGATCAAACCGAGAGCAGTCCGGTGGGACGCAACTTTGCCTACCGCAGTTACTTCAATGGGCAGCGTTCTGACAGTCCCCAGAATTTAGATCGCTCTCAAGTTCAACCGACACGCGGCACTCGGCTGTCTTCCTCGTTTCGCAGTACGTCGACTGGCAAGTGGAAGATTGGCGTAAGTGTACCGATCTGGGAGGAGCATGAGTACGCCGATGACCTGGTCCAACCGCCCGAGGATGTCATTCCCATCGGGGTCTTAGTCCTGACGATGAACCTCGGGGATTTTGAATTGCTCAGTGAGGCCAGCGATCCCAATAGCCGTTCGCGGTTCGCAGCCTTGGTCGACGTCCGCGATGGAAACCAGAAGGGGACGCTGCTACAGCATCCTTTGATTCAAGCCATGGATCGCGAGACCATGAAGCATTCGTCCATGCCACAAATGAGCGAACATCAAGTCGAGCGATTGCAGTCCTCCGAAGGGGTCATCGATTATATCGACCCCGCTTCCGAGTTTCCCAATGGAGGTGACTTCACCGGAGAGTGGATCGCTGCCATGCAACAAGTCCAGCTCCCCAGAGCTTCCTCGATGAGCGACTCGCAGAGGCCGCTCAGCGATCTTTGGGTGCTCGTGCAAGAACGCGCAAGTTCAATTGAAGCTCCGCTCAGCGAGCTCGGCTCCCAATTGCAGCGTGAAACCTACATTGAGCTTGTGGTACTGTTGGCTGTGATTGCATTGTTATGGTCCTTTGTCCTCCGTATTGGACAAGATAGCGGAACGCCTGGGCCATCCATCAATGAGCCTGGACACGTGAGCAGTTTCCAGTCAACCGTCGACCACAGTCGCTAA
- a CDS encoding DUF2752 domain-containing protein → MNAALPLWTYALWGLSAAGILVTAALLSVGAERDVLLPGAAIVVPETCMMHARFGLDCPGCGLTRSFIHLMHGNFSAAWQLSPAGILVFAYTWLQIPLALLGVGSHLSPFEPSRRLLSRDGCRAMLQSCLGGNQLGLVILVLALSAQWIWRLLPAL, encoded by the coding sequence GTGAATGCCGCCCTTCCGCTTTGGACCTATGCGCTCTGGGGCCTCTCGGCTGCGGGCATTTTGGTGACTGCGGCGTTGTTGTCTGTGGGGGCGGAGCGAGACGTTCTGCTTCCCGGTGCGGCCATCGTCGTCCCCGAGACTTGCATGATGCATGCCCGTTTCGGCCTCGATTGCCCAGGCTGCGGGCTGACGCGTTCCTTTATTCACCTGATGCACGGGAACTTTTCTGCGGCTTGGCAGCTGAGTCCCGCCGGGATACTCGTCTTCGCTTATACCTGGCTACAAATCCCCTTGGCACTCTTGGGCGTGGGAAGCCACTTGTCACCGTTCGAGCCCTCCAGGCGGTTGCTGTCACGCGATGGCTGCCGCGCGATGTTGCAGTCTTGCTTAGGGGGGAATCAGCTAGGACTCGTCATCCTCGTGCTCGCGCTTTCTGCACAGTGGATCTGGCGATTACTGCCAGCGTTGTAA
- a CDS encoding cytochrome-c peroxidase, with protein sequence MSSIPPTSDAEAARLRNQFIVGAPAEHGDVAKASKSLVARLRILAKRGWPLVVASVASCGIGFMVCAWSGSAPDAVSEIQQPQTERPLYVAAINRRNEPISPLVPFKELDPEIVLLGKKLFHEPALSGNGRVACSTCHIVAQGGDDGLKVSRGVNGSEGKFNAPTVLNAAYNFAQFWDGRARTLEEQLDGPITSPMEMGSSWPRIIKYLKNNDAYAAQFEQHMGGSPTEDRVREALVTYERSLITVGDRFDQWLGGDEAALNADEFNGYHLFVTMNCIACHQGPAVGGNMFQKLGRMEAYFKDQDTASTIDLGRFNTTQDEVDRHVFRVPTLRNIAMTAPFFHDGSVGTLEEAVAIMIEYQLGKEVHEEEVRRLVAFLRTLTGSIPD encoded by the coding sequence ATGAGCAGTATTCCCCCGACGTCCGATGCTGAAGCGGCCCGTTTGCGGAACCAATTCATCGTTGGGGCGCCCGCCGAGCACGGAGACGTGGCGAAAGCGAGTAAGAGTCTCGTAGCTCGCCTGCGAATTCTTGCGAAACGCGGTTGGCCGCTGGTGGTCGCCAGCGTCGCGTCGTGCGGTATCGGCTTCATGGTTTGTGCCTGGAGTGGCTCCGCACCGGACGCAGTGAGCGAGATTCAACAGCCGCAGACCGAGCGGCCACTCTATGTTGCCGCGATCAATCGTCGCAACGAGCCGATCTCACCGTTGGTCCCCTTTAAAGAATTGGACCCGGAGATTGTCCTGCTGGGCAAGAAACTGTTCCATGAACCTGCGCTCTCCGGCAACGGACGCGTCGCTTGTTCAACTTGCCACATCGTAGCCCAGGGGGGCGACGATGGTCTCAAGGTTTCCAGGGGCGTCAATGGCAGCGAGGGAAAGTTCAACGCCCCCACCGTTCTCAATGCGGCTTACAATTTTGCTCAATTCTGGGATGGCCGGGCGCGGACTTTGGAAGAGCAGCTTGATGGCCCCATCACCAGCCCGATGGAAATGGGTTCCAGTTGGCCACGAATCATCAAATACTTGAAGAACAACGATGCCTACGCCGCTCAGTTTGAACAGCACATGGGAGGAAGTCCGACCGAGGATAGAGTTCGCGAGGCACTCGTGACCTACGAACGCTCGCTCATCACGGTCGGAGACCGGTTTGATCAATGGCTGGGCGGCGACGAAGCGGCGCTCAATGCTGACGAATTCAACGGCTACCATCTCTTTGTCACCATGAATTGCATCGCCTGCCACCAAGGTCCCGCAGTGGGGGGCAACATGTTCCAAAAACTAGGGCGCATGGAAGCCTACTTCAAGGACCAGGACACAGCCAGTACCATCGATTTAGGACGATTCAATACAACCCAAGACGAAGTCGATCGCCATGTATTCCGAGTTCCAACCTTGCGCAATATCGCCATGACTGCCCCTTTCTTTCACGATGGCTCGGTTGGCACGCTTGAAGAGGCGGTCGCCATCATGATTGAATATCAACTGGGCAAAGAAGTCCACGAGGAAGAGGTGCGTCGCCTCGTCGCGTTTCTCAGAACTTTGACCGGATCGATTCCAGATTAA
- a CDS encoding STAS domain-containing protein, with protein MAERQRIAVQIIGEMAVVRFADKKIIDSSNIEDMGDEMLSIVTGDHIKHVLLNFDGVEFMSSAALNKLINMDREVKKVGGVLRLCNLRAEILEVFTLTRLNRVFDIRKTESEALKAFGVTV; from the coding sequence ATGGCCGAGCGGCAACGCATCGCAGTTCAAATAATCGGTGAGATGGCGGTGGTCCGTTTCGCAGATAAAAAGATCATTGACAGTAGCAACATCGAAGACATGGGTGACGAGATGCTGTCCATCGTAACAGGGGATCACATCAAGCATGTGTTGCTCAATTTCGATGGTGTGGAATTCATGTCCTCGGCCGCTCTAAACAAATTGATCAACATGGATCGCGAAGTCAAAAAAGTGGGTGGTGTCCTGCGTCTCTGCAATCTGCGAGCCGAAATACTGGAAGTGTTCACCTTGACCCGCTTGAATCGAGTCTTTGACATACGCAAAACCGAGAGTGAGGCGTTGAAGGCCTTTGGCGTCACGGTCTAA
- a CDS encoding ATP-binding protein translates to MAEPAWTWSFRRRIPSSRDVGHEVIELLLQALTDNRWDGRDYFHVQLAAEEAMVNAVTHGNQEAPDKSIELEFHVSPEMVYLRFRDEGKGFCADSLPDPREDDYLECTNGRGVMLIREVMTRVEYNACGNEVTMYKQRSAETTEAG, encoded by the coding sequence ATGGCTGAGCCTGCGTGGACCTGGTCTTTTCGCCGCAGAATTCCCAGTTCTCGAGATGTCGGACACGAAGTAATCGAGCTGCTGCTCCAAGCGTTGACTGACAACCGCTGGGACGGTCGTGACTACTTCCATGTGCAATTGGCTGCTGAAGAAGCGATGGTCAATGCCGTTACGCACGGCAATCAGGAAGCTCCCGATAAATCCATTGAGTTAGAATTTCATGTGAGCCCTGAGATGGTTTACCTGCGATTCCGAGACGAAGGGAAGGGGTTTTGTGCGGACAGTTTGCCCGACCCTCGTGAGGATGACTATCTCGAGTGCACCAACGGACGGGGCGTGATGCTCATTCGTGAAGTGATGACGCGCGTGGAATACAACGCATGTGGCAATGAAGTCACCATGTACAAACAACGCAGTGCGGAAACCACCGAAGCCGGCTGA
- a CDS encoding AMP-binding protein encodes MSTAVEFLPNSVATLFWQRVLLEGPHSCFVHFENNALRESDWLEAGERVGRLCRWLIRQGAKTGDHVASWLPNSYNWICLDLACQTLGVVHVAIDARERPARVQHLVEFCNAHLLVTSELLSELDSHDSASRATNDTRVAIASGADTVHQEARDWERAARAVPAGHAAQMLFTSGSVSQPKGVLLSHESLVTNAAAKLDAAPQCPTDVRLNILPFTHAYARTCELSTWILSGCVLAIADNWIDFVAKAARLQPSLVNLVPHLARKLAGLLEQDPRALGQNLRLLQVGGAPLTPELWYRLDSLGLPPVQGYGLTEAGPVVCSNRVGQQRPGTIGPPVRGVEIRVDAENILCVRGPNIMLGYWNAANQTATAIRDGWLVTGDLAEIDSDGYVRIVGRVSNQIVLTTGYKVNPEELEQKLLHDERLEQVLIVGEGRAELGVLVQLSRVGERLLDAELPAHERPSPGRSAMPGTQPGSRVLRSSDRDVQRERLGEEILSRMSLLLSELPQHMHPRRIAFFPVPPSAEQGTTTLKGTLCRQVALARYRECIDNLFASVR; translated from the coding sequence TTGAGTACCGCGGTAGAGTTCCTTCCCAACAGTGTAGCGACTCTGTTTTGGCAGCGGGTCCTACTCGAGGGACCGCACTCGTGCTTCGTGCACTTCGAAAACAACGCCCTGCGCGAATCGGATTGGTTGGAGGCTGGCGAGCGCGTTGGCCGCCTCTGTCGCTGGCTGATTCGGCAAGGAGCCAAGACCGGTGACCATGTCGCTAGCTGGCTTCCCAATTCGTACAACTGGATCTGCCTCGATCTGGCTTGCCAAACGCTCGGTGTGGTCCACGTCGCTATCGATGCGCGTGAGCGGCCCGCGCGCGTTCAGCACCTGGTCGAATTCTGCAACGCCCACTTGCTGGTCACATCGGAATTGCTGTCAGAGCTGGATTCTCACGATTCTGCTTCCAGGGCGACCAACGACACCAGAGTTGCTATTGCAAGCGGCGCGGACACCGTCCATCAAGAGGCCCGCGATTGGGAGCGGGCAGCGCGCGCCGTGCCAGCGGGCCACGCAGCGCAGATGCTCTTCACCTCTGGTTCTGTCTCACAGCCGAAAGGTGTGTTGCTCTCCCATGAGAGTTTAGTTACCAACGCAGCGGCCAAGTTGGATGCCGCCCCGCAATGTCCAACCGACGTGCGTTTGAACATTCTTCCATTCACGCACGCGTATGCACGGACTTGCGAACTATCGACTTGGATCCTCTCAGGCTGCGTGCTGGCCATCGCTGACAATTGGATCGACTTTGTCGCAAAGGCGGCTCGCCTGCAGCCCAGTCTCGTGAACTTGGTGCCGCATTTGGCCCGTAAGCTAGCTGGCCTATTGGAGCAAGATCCGCGGGCACTAGGCCAAAACTTGCGATTGTTGCAAGTCGGAGGGGCGCCCCTCACGCCCGAGTTGTGGTATCGTCTCGACTCCCTGGGCCTACCTCCGGTGCAGGGGTATGGATTGACCGAAGCAGGACCCGTTGTCTGTTCGAATCGTGTTGGTCAGCAGCGTCCGGGAACGATCGGACCGCCAGTGCGTGGTGTGGAAATTAGGGTCGACGCAGAAAATATACTCTGCGTGCGTGGACCCAATATCATGTTGGGCTATTGGAACGCGGCGAATCAAACCGCGACAGCAATCCGGGATGGTTGGTTGGTAACCGGGGACCTAGCCGAAATAGATTCCGATGGTTACGTGCGCATTGTCGGACGGGTATCGAACCAGATCGTCCTAACCACAGGCTACAAGGTCAATCCAGAAGAGCTGGAGCAAAAACTGCTGCACGACGAGCGTCTGGAACAGGTGCTGATTGTCGGTGAGGGGCGGGCTGAGCTCGGGGTACTCGTTCAACTGAGCAGGGTAGGGGAGCGTCTGCTGGATGCTGAATTGCCTGCCCACGAAAGGCCCTCCCCCGGCAGGAGTGCCATGCCTGGTACGCAGCCAGGGAGTCGTGTGCTCAGGTCCAGCGACCGCGACGTGCAGCGTGAGCGACTGGGAGAGGAAATTCTATCACGTATGTCTCTGCTGCTGAGCGAATTGCCTCAGCACATGCATCCCCGACGAATCGCATTCTTTCCGGTCCCCCCGTCTGCTGAGCAAGGCACCACCACGCTCAAAGGAACCCTTTGTAGGCAGGTTGCATTGGCACGGTACCGGGAGTGCATCGACAACCTTTTTGCCAGCGTCCGGTAA
- a CDS encoding DUF1501 domain-containing protein, which produces MSNQVPRPQLASPSSSPSCSLTRRELLQRSGMGFGGLALAHLLGEEASASEASPHAGVNPLLPKQPHFAAKAKRVIHIFANGGPSHVDTFDRKVALEKYAGQPMPGETPRTERKTGALFPSPFRFQRYGESGLEASELFKHTAQHADDMCVIRSMHADVPNHEPSLLLMNTGESRLVRPSMGAWMTYGLGTDNQNLPAFIAMCPGGYPIQESQNWQAGFLPGVFQGTYIDTKHETVEKLVEYIHNQRISTDLQRRQLNFIQHLNRMHQAQRDADPQLESRIQSFELAYRMQGEASEVFDVSREPQHVLDAYGPGVQARQLLIARRLVEHGVRYVQVWHGAGQPWDNHDDLETRHRALAGESDRAIGALLSDLKQRGMLEDTLVIWGGEFGRTPTVELPKEGSNQGKVNGRDHNHWGFTMWLAGGGVRGGSVYGATDEFGFKAIENRVHVHDLHATLLHLLGFDHERFTYRWAGRDFRLTDVHGRVIRDLLA; this is translated from the coding sequence ATGTCGAACCAGGTTCCACGCCCTCAGCTCGCCAGCCCGTCATCCAGCCCCAGTTGTAGCCTTACTCGGCGCGAGCTGTTGCAGCGGTCGGGCATGGGATTCGGTGGACTAGCCTTGGCTCATTTGCTCGGTGAAGAAGCGTCAGCCAGCGAAGCGTCGCCCCATGCCGGGGTAAACCCGTTGCTGCCCAAACAACCGCATTTTGCAGCCAAAGCCAAGCGGGTAATCCACATTTTTGCCAATGGCGGTCCCAGCCATGTTGATACGTTCGACCGCAAGGTAGCGCTAGAAAAGTACGCCGGACAGCCGATGCCCGGTGAAACTCCGCGAACCGAGCGCAAAACCGGCGCGCTGTTCCCGTCTCCCTTTCGGTTTCAACGCTACGGAGAGAGTGGACTGGAAGCAAGTGAACTGTTCAAACACACAGCGCAACACGCCGACGACATGTGCGTGATCCGATCGATGCACGCCGATGTTCCCAATCACGAGCCCTCGCTGCTGCTGATGAACACCGGTGAATCCCGATTGGTCCGGCCCAGCATGGGCGCCTGGATGACTTACGGGTTAGGCACCGACAACCAGAATCTCCCCGCATTTATCGCCATGTGTCCAGGGGGATATCCCATCCAGGAGTCCCAGAATTGGCAAGCCGGTTTTCTACCCGGAGTCTTTCAAGGGACTTACATTGACACCAAGCACGAAACGGTAGAGAAGTTGGTGGAATACATCCATAACCAGCGTATCTCCACCGATCTTCAGCGACGGCAACTCAATTTCATTCAACACTTAAATCGAATGCATCAGGCGCAACGCGATGCCGATCCGCAATTGGAATCCCGCATTCAGTCGTTTGAACTTGCCTATCGGATGCAAGGCGAAGCCTCTGAAGTGTTTGACGTATCGCGCGAACCACAGCATGTACTCGATGCCTACGGACCAGGGGTTCAGGCGCGACAGTTGCTCATCGCACGGCGACTGGTCGAACATGGCGTGCGGTATGTGCAGGTATGGCATGGGGCTGGCCAGCCCTGGGACAATCACGACGACCTAGAGACCCGACACCGAGCGCTCGCGGGCGAGTCCGATCGCGCCATTGGTGCACTCCTCAGTGACCTCAAACAACGCGGAATGCTGGAAGACACATTGGTGATTTGGGGTGGCGAGTTCGGTAGAACCCCCACGGTCGAGCTTCCCAAGGAGGGAAGCAATCAAGGCAAAGTGAACGGACGTGATCACAACCACTGGGGGTTTACAATGTGGTTGGCCGGGGGAGGGGTGCGTGGCGGCTCCGTCTATGGTGCAACTGACGAGTTTGGATTCAAGGCCATCGAGAATCGCGTGCATGTCCACGATCTGCATGCCACGCTGTTGCATTTGTTGGGCTTTGATCACGAACGGTTTACCTACCGCTGGGCAGGACGCGATTTCCGCTTGACCGACGTGCATGGCCGCGTGATTCGAGATCTGCTGGCATAG
- the glnA gene encoding type I glutamate--ammonia ligase — protein sequence MERRNVTRTPQEVLALCREKDVRAVDLRFTDLMGKQHHLTVPASQLNEHAFADGFGFDGSSVRGWQSIDESDMLLVPLPDSAWIDPFTSLSTLVLACAIQDPITREDYARDPRMIAKRAENYLQSTGIADSIRIGPEAEFFIFDDVQFDQRENSGFYHIDSGESWWNRGRGESPNLGHKIRHGLGNMCSPPNDQTGDLRGEMMQTLIDCGIDVECHHHEIGSAGQAEIDIGYGGLLETADNLMTYKYIVKNVAKRHGKSVTFMPKPVMGDSGNGLHVHFSLWKNEDPLFAGKGYAGLSDVGLYAIGGVLKHAPALLAITNPTTNSYKRLVPGFKAPVNLTYSQRNRSAACRIPMVSPSPRAKRIEFRCPDPSCNPYLAFSAILMAAIDGIQNKIHPGDPIDKDLYDLPPEMADRVAQTPRSLEEAMQALEQDCDFLLRGDVFTEDLLLSWIEYKRQHEILPMQMRPHPYEFCLYYDS from the coding sequence ATGGAACGCCGAAACGTCACTCGTACACCCCAAGAGGTCCTTGCACTCTGTCGCGAAAAGGATGTGCGAGCCGTCGATCTCAGGTTTACCGACCTGATGGGCAAACAGCACCATCTGACCGTACCGGCGTCCCAACTCAACGAGCATGCATTCGCCGATGGGTTTGGTTTCGATGGGTCGAGCGTCCGTGGTTGGCAATCGATCGATGAGTCGGACATGCTGTTGGTTCCCCTACCTGATTCAGCGTGGATCGACCCGTTCACGAGCCTCTCGACCTTGGTACTGGCCTGCGCCATTCAAGACCCAATCACGCGCGAAGACTACGCGAGAGATCCGAGGATGATTGCCAAGCGGGCGGAAAACTATCTGCAAAGCACAGGAATTGCGGACTCCATCAGAATTGGTCCCGAAGCGGAGTTCTTTATCTTCGATGACGTGCAGTTTGATCAACGCGAAAACAGTGGCTTCTACCACATCGATAGCGGCGAGTCGTGGTGGAATCGCGGACGCGGTGAATCCCCAAACTTGGGGCATAAAATTCGGCATGGCCTTGGCAATATGTGCAGTCCTCCCAACGATCAGACAGGGGACCTGCGCGGCGAAATGATGCAGACCTTAATTGATTGTGGCATCGACGTAGAGTGTCACCACCATGAAATTGGCTCCGCAGGGCAAGCCGAAATCGACATTGGCTACGGCGGCCTGCTCGAGACCGCAGATAATTTGATGACTTACAAATACATCGTCAAGAACGTAGCCAAGAGGCATGGCAAGAGCGTTACCTTTATGCCCAAACCGGTGATGGGTGACAGCGGCAACGGCCTTCACGTCCACTTTTCACTGTGGAAGAACGAGGATCCGCTCTTTGCCGGCAAGGGCTATGCCGGATTGAGCGACGTGGGACTGTATGCAATCGGCGGCGTCCTCAAGCATGCACCTGCACTGCTGGCTATTACCAACCCTACGACCAACAGCTATAAACGGCTGGTACCCGGCTTTAAGGCTCCGGTGAATTTGACTTATTCGCAGCGCAATCGTTCCGCTGCATGTCGCATCCCGATGGTGAGTCCCAGCCCTCGCGCAAAACGCATCGAATTCCGCTGTCCGGATCCGAGTTGCAATCCCTACCTAGCCTTCTCGGCCATACTGATGGCTGCAATCGACGGTATTCAAAATAAGATTCATCCGGGCGATCCCATCGACAAGGACCTCTATGATTTGCCCCCCGAGATGGCAGATCGTGTCGCACAGACGCCCCGCAGTCTGGAGGAAGCCATGCAAGCCTTGGAGCAAGACTGCGATTTTCTGCTGCGTGGAGATGTGTTCACCGAAGATTTGCTGCTGAGCTGGATTGAGTACAAGCGCCAGCACGAAATCTTGCCAATGCAAATGCGTCCACACCCCTATGAATTCTGCCTGTACTATGATTCCTAG